Proteins encoded within one genomic window of Pigmentiphaga sp. H8:
- a CDS encoding DUF6496 domain-containing protein, producing MPERKTIEKAKQDKRQGKSASTQAGEFVKEQIHHVREGRHGVRSTKQAIAIGLSEARRSGVDLPAPKPGRASAKTRAKAEQDVRKGDEAPHKKSATRSRATKTALKREGKSGASKSALAAHAKTAAKRRSAADRSAAAKKAARTKGAAGRSAAAKKAARTRAANRHA from the coding sequence ATGCCTGAACGCAAGACCATCGAGAAAGCCAAGCAGGACAAGCGCCAGGGCAAGTCCGCATCGACCCAGGCCGGCGAATTCGTCAAGGAACAGATCCACCACGTGCGCGAGGGCAGGCACGGCGTGCGCTCGACCAAGCAGGCCATCGCCATCGGCCTGTCGGAAGCCCGCCGCTCCGGCGTGGACCTGCCCGCTCCCAAGCCGGGCCGCGCCAGCGCGAAGACCCGGGCCAAGGCCGAACAGGACGTACGCAAGGGGGACGAGGCCCCGCACAAGAAATCGGCCACGCGCTCACGCGCGACCAAGACCGCGCTGAAACGGGAAGGCAAATCAGGAGCGTCGAAAAGCGCCCTGGCCGCCCATGCCAAGACGGCGGCCAAGCGCCGCAGCGCGGCGGACAGGTCGGCCGCGGCGAAGAAGGCGGCTCGTACCAAGGGCGCGGCCGGACGCTCGGCAGCCGCCAAGAAGGCCGCCCGGACCCGGGCGGCCAACCGGCACGCCTGA
- a CDS encoding CinA family protein, with protein sequence MRTVEELAREMRARKLLLVTAESCTAGLIAAMLADVEGAGALLDCAFVVYSPDAKRHALGVPERILRVYNLTSEHVARAMGRGALARSRANVAIANTGVADGGGDSVPAGTQCYAWVFRGQGGKITVYSETRRFSGGRNAIRERAARHALERLPHYADLAARA encoded by the coding sequence ATGCGGACCGTGGAAGAACTCGCGCGCGAGATGCGTGCGCGCAAGCTGCTGCTGGTTACCGCCGAGTCCTGCACCGCGGGCCTGATCGCGGCGATGCTGGCCGACGTGGAGGGGGCCGGCGCCTTGCTCGATTGCGCCTTCGTCGTGTATTCGCCCGATGCGAAGCGGCATGCCCTGGGCGTTCCCGAACGGATCCTGCGCGTCTACAACCTGACCAGCGAGCACGTGGCGCGGGCCATGGGCCGGGGCGCGCTGGCGCGCAGCCGGGCCAATGTGGCGATCGCCAACACGGGCGTGGCGGATGGGGGAGGCGACAGCGTTCCGGCGGGTACCCAGTGCTACGCGTGGGTGTTCCGGGGGCAGGGCGGGAAAATCACCGTCTATAGCGAGACGCGCCGCTTCTCGGGCGGGCGCAACGCCATCCGGGAGCGGGCGGCGCGGCATGCGCTGGAGCGCCTGCCGCACTATGCGGATCTTGCAGCGCGCGCCTGA
- a CDS encoding KGG domain-containing protein, producing MPTLTSQKRPRGFAAMDPQKQRAISAEGGRAAHQSGNAHEFNSEEARAAGALSHAHRQRRAAESQAQAQSPSREEAVQTSPGSS from the coding sequence ATGCCTACGCTTACGAGCCAGAAGCGCCCCCGGGGCTTTGCCGCCATGGATCCGCAGAAACAGCGGGCCATTTCCGCCGAGGGGGGGCGCGCCGCCCACCAGTCGGGTAACGCGCACGAATTCAATTCGGAAGAAGCCCGGGCCGCGGGCGCCCTGAGCCACGCTCACCGCCAGCGCCGCGCGGCGGAGTCGCAGGCCCAGGCCCAGAGCCCTTCCCGCGAGGAAGCGGTGCAGACGAGCCCCGGAAGCTCGTGA
- a CDS encoding CBS domain-containing protein, which produces MQIAEIMTRDVAFLSADEPIQRAAQLMADLDIGSVPVCDGRRLVGVVTDRDIAVRCTAAGAPASTRVREAMTPHVSWCYADEDAETVKAKMRDEQIRRLPILGTNNELVGVVSLGDLATRAGGTDDALAGISEPARASGELFR; this is translated from the coding sequence ATGCAGATCGCAGAAATCATGACGCGCGACGTCGCCTTCCTGTCCGCCGACGAACCCATCCAGCGCGCGGCGCAATTGATGGCCGACCTGGATATCGGCTCGGTTCCCGTTTGCGATGGCCGCCGGCTGGTGGGGGTCGTGACGGACCGGGACATCGCGGTGCGCTGCACCGCCGCCGGCGCGCCGGCCTCGACGCGGGTCAGGGAGGCCATGACGCCTCACGTGAGCTGGTGCTATGCGGACGAGGATGCCGAGACGGTCAAGGCCAAGATGCGGGACGAGCAGATACGCCGCCTGCCCATTCTGGGCACGAACAATGAATTGGTCGGTGTCGTCTCGCTGGGGGACCTGGCCACCCGGGCCGGGGGAACGGACGATGCGCTGGCGGGCATTTCGGAGCCCGCGCGTGCGTCGGGGGAGTTGTTTCGCTAG
- a CDS encoding cold-shock protein has protein sequence MATGIVKWFNDDKGYGFIMPDDGGKDLFAHFSEIQAEGRKTLYENQKVSFEAVQGPKGPQASKIRIL, from the coding sequence ATGGCGACAGGCATCGTTAAATGGTTCAACGACGACAAGGGGTACGGGTTCATCATGCCGGATGATGGGGGGAAGGATTTGTTCGCCCACTTCTCGGAAATCCAGGCCGAAGGCCGCAAGACGCTGTACGAGAACCAGAAGGTGAGCTTTGAGGCCGTGCAGGGTCCGAAGGGCCCGCAGGCTTCCAAGATCCGTATCCTGTAA
- a CDS encoding alpha-amylase family glycosyl hydrolase, whose product MNGTRSDEAWWKNAVVYQIYPRSFADADGDGVGDIPGMLAHLDHVRDLGADTIWVSPIFRSPMADAGYDISDHCDVDPLFGTLDDAQRLIDEAHARGLRLLLDFVPNHTSDQHPWFLEARSSRASPRRDWYIWRDEPNDWRAALGAGSAWTWEERTGQYYLHFFLPQQPDLNWRNPEVVEAMHGVLRFWLDRGVDGFRIDVAHCIGKDPTFSDHPRCLAGEPLVDFNDQPYSHEVLRGLRRLVDSYPGQRVLVGEVNIRSTASIVQYYGAGDELHMSFNFPPLDAPWDPVVFRTCIREVDALLRPADAWPTWVLSNHDNVRHRTRYDGSLRRARAAAILLLSLRGTPFLFQGEELGLEDAHVDPRRQVDPGGRDGCRAPLPWKEAPPHGWAGATPWLPFPPDPAGRAAERQWADDGSILHLYRQALALRKASPALRLGDWEELESPPEVLAFRRRRGDDVRLVCVNFATQPRRFAPPGTWRIALCSDGQAPGTAFGGELAGDHAVMLEPGN is encoded by the coding sequence ATGAATGGCACGCGCTCCGATGAAGCCTGGTGGAAAAACGCGGTGGTGTACCAGATCTATCCCCGCTCGTTCGCCGATGCCGATGGCGACGGCGTGGGGGATATTCCCGGCATGCTCGCCCACCTGGACCACGTCCGCGATCTGGGCGCCGATACCATCTGGGTGTCGCCCATATTCCGCTCGCCCATGGCGGACGCCGGCTACGACATCAGCGATCATTGCGACGTCGATCCCCTGTTCGGCACGCTGGACGACGCGCAACGGCTGATCGATGAGGCGCACGCGCGAGGCCTGCGCCTGCTGCTCGATTTCGTGCCCAACCATACGTCCGACCAACACCCCTGGTTCCTGGAAGCGCGCTCGTCCCGCGCCAGCCCACGGCGCGACTGGTACATCTGGCGCGACGAGCCCAATGACTGGCGAGCGGCGCTGGGCGCCGGCAGCGCCTGGACCTGGGAAGAGCGCACGGGCCAGTACTACCTGCACTTCTTCCTGCCCCAGCAGCCCGACCTGAACTGGCGCAATCCCGAAGTGGTCGAGGCCATGCACGGCGTGCTGCGCTTCTGGCTGGATCGCGGGGTCGACGGCTTCCGCATCGACGTGGCCCACTGCATCGGCAAGGATCCGACCTTCTCCGACCATCCGCGCTGCCTGGCCGGAGAACCGCTGGTGGATTTCAACGACCAGCCCTACAGCCACGAGGTGCTGCGCGGCCTACGGCGGCTGGTGGACAGCTACCCCGGCCAGCGCGTCCTGGTAGGCGAGGTCAACATCCGTTCGACCGCCAGCATCGTCCAGTACTACGGCGCAGGCGACGAACTGCACATGTCGTTCAACTTCCCGCCGCTGGACGCGCCCTGGGATCCGGTCGTCTTCCGCACCTGCATACGCGAGGTGGATGCCCTGCTGCGCCCGGCCGACGCCTGGCCGACCTGGGTGCTGTCCAACCATGACAATGTCCGGCATCGCACCCGCTACGACGGCTCGCTGCGCCGGGCGCGCGCGGCCGCGATCCTGCTGCTGTCGCTGCGCGGCACGCCGTTCCTGTTCCAGGGCGAGGAACTGGGCCTGGAAGACGCCCACGTCGATCCGCGCAGGCAGGTCGACCCGGGCGGACGGGACGGCTGCCGCGCGCCCCTTCCCTGGAAAGAGGCGCCGCCCCATGGCTGGGCCGGGGCCACGCCGTGGCTGCCCTTCCCGCCCGATCCGGCAGGGCGGGCGGCCGAACGGCAATGGGCCGACGACGGTTCCATCCTTCATCTCTATCGGCAGGCGCTGGCGCTGCGCAAGGCAAGCCCCGCGCTCAGGCTGGGGGACTGGGAAGAACTCGAATCCCCGCCCGAGGTCCTGGCCTTTCGCCGCCGCCGGGGCGACGACGTCCGCCTGGTATGCGTGAACTTCGCCACGCAGCCGCGGCGTTTCGCGCCACCTGGAACCTGGCGCATCGCGCTGTGCAGCGATGGCCAGGCGCCAGGCACCGCCTTCGGCGGAGAATTGGCGGGCGACCATGCCGTGATGCTCGAACCGGGGAACTGA